One Nitrospirota bacterium genomic window, TCCCTGTCGCGTGACAGGTCGAACAAGGTGCGACGATACCGGTATGATTCATGGTTAAAGTGGTAAAGGTCGTGGTGCTGGCGTGACAGCTTTTACAATCCTGTCCGCCCAGATTACTATGTACGGCATCTGACGTCGGCGCCATGCCGGTGCCCCCCGCCTTATGACAGGAAGAACAGAGCTGATTTCCCAGATTGGCATGATTAAACCCTGCAGGGATCCAGGCAGAAGTCCGGTGGCAGGTATCGCATTGGCTGTTTGTGCTGATATGATTTGCGGACTTTCCAGTTGCCTTTTGACCATTGTGACAGGTTGAACATTGACCCGCCGAAGAGGCATCGTGTGTAAAGGTCGTCGGGAGCCAGCTATTTTGACTATGGCAGAGCGTGCAGGCCTGAGTGGTCATGATATGGTCAGCCGGTTTGCCATAGGTGATCTGGCCATTGTGGCAATCCGAACAATTTCGAGGCGTCCCTTTATACCTTCCGGCAAGATGGCATTTATTACATTCGAGCCCCCGATGCGCTCCTAACAGTTGAAACGTCGTCGAATCATGGTTGAAATTGGGCCGAGGGATATTTTGCACCACTTTGGTGCTATTTCCAATTTCCGTGCTGCTGGCAATAGATGAGGTTGAGAATAGAGCACTGTTGATCAATAGTAATTGAAAGAGGAAAAAAACCAATGTTTTTAAATGTTTAGTCATCTCAGTTTGACTCCTCTTCGAAAGATCAAGAAATCTGATCTCTATTCACTAAAGAGGGATAAATAAGCAAGAATAGTGCCCTATCTAAAATACACTATATATAGTATATTATAGTTATAAACAACTATATATAGTGTAAATATCCGTTTTTTGATCAAGTATCCAGGGTAAGGAATGTACAGAATACTGGCAGTTTGTAAATCCCTCTTTTGGCATCAAAAAGAGGGCAAAATTGTCGGGTTTTTTTGAAGTTCAGGAACTGGGAAGGGATTTCTGGTCTAATTCGAGCTGGTCAATGATGAATTTCATATCGGAATGGATGGGCGCCGTAAATACCAGTCTCTCTCTAAGCACGGGATGAACGAAACTAATGGTCGAGGCATGAAGCATCTGCCGTGCGGCTTTCAATTCAACGTTTCTCTCTGATTTTCCTCCATAGGTCTTGTCTCCGACAACCGGATGTCCCAGCGATGCCATATGGACGCGGATTTGATGGGTCCGGCCTGTCTCTGGCTTGACTTCAATCAGCGAGATAAAATCCCCGTCTTTGGGCGAAAGCTGAAATCTCTTCAAAACCGTATAATGTGAGAGCGCTTCTTTGGGCCTTTCGGTATTGGCCGAGATCTTTTTCCGATCCCTCTTGTCTCTACCAATAGAAAGTTCCACTTTTCCCCGATTGAGTTTGACTTTTCCCCAAACTAAAGCAAGATAGGTTTTTTCAATCGTATGGGCCTTAAACTGTTTCATCAGATGGGTTAAAACATAATCCGATTTGGCAATCAGCACCACTCCGGAGGTCTCTTTATCCAGGCGATGGACAATTCCAGGCCGCTCTTCTCCTCCAATCCCCTTCAGATCTTTGACATGATGCAAAAGTGCATGGACCATGGTCCCGGTGTAGTTTCCAGGAGCCGGATGCATGACCAACCCGGCACTTTTATTGACCACCAGGAGATCGGAATCCTGGTAAAGAATTTCAAGCGGGATGGGTTCAGGTTCAATGAGGATCTGGCGAGGCGTTGGGACGGTCAGGACAATCTTGTCGCCGGGTCGAATCTTATGACCGGGTTTTACGGCTCTGTCATTAACGCGAACTCTCTCTTCTTCAATCAGGCTCTGGATTCGGGTCCGGGACAGAGGAATCCCTCTCTTGATGAGATAAAGGTCCAGCCGGCAGGGAGACACGCTTTTCGAAACGAAAAATTCAACTTGCTGGAAGGGGTCTAATTCAGTCGGACTCATTTCCTCTGAATTATAGATTAAAATGGAACTCATTCTCCCGGGATTTCTTGAAAAAAGAGCTTAGTATTAAAATCGAAATCC contains:
- a CDS encoding RluA family pseudouridine synthase, producing the protein MSPTELDPFQQVEFFVSKSVSPCRLDLYLIKRGIPLSRTRIQSLIEEERVRVNDRAVKPGHKIRPGDKIVLTVPTPRQILIEPEPIPLEILYQDSDLLVVNKSAGLVMHPAPGNYTGTMVHALLHHVKDLKGIGGEERPGIVHRLDKETSGVVLIAKSDYVLTHLMKQFKAHTIEKTYLALVWGKVKLNRGKVELSIGRDKRDRKKISANTERPKEALSHYTVLKRFQLSPKDGDFISLIEVKPETGRTHQIRVHMASLGHPVVGDKTYGGKSERNVELKAARQMLHASTISFVHPVLRERLVFTAPIHSDMKFIIDQLELDQKSLPSS